In one window of Miscanthus floridulus cultivar M001 chromosome 12, ASM1932011v1, whole genome shotgun sequence DNA:
- the LOC136498072 gene encoding germin-like protein 8-4 → MASSSSLVLLAAALVALASWQQAIAYDPSPLQDFCVADKKSPVRVNGFPCKDPMAVTPDDFYNPAMIIDKRRDTHNKVGSNVTNINVESFPGLNTLGISLARIDYAPLGVNPPHIHPRATELLTVLEGTLYLGFVTSNPNRLFSKVVKKGDVFVFPKAMIHFQMNLDHDKPAAALSSLSSQNPGVITVASAVFGSKPPISDDVLAKAFQVEKKLIDWLQSQFWDTNY, encoded by the exons ATggcctcctcttcttccttggtCCTCCTTGCAGCGGCGCTTGTTGCGCTGGCCTCATGGCAGCAGGCCATCGCCTACGATCCTAGCCCTCTCCAGGACTTCTGTGTTGCAGACAAGAAGTCGCCTG TGCGTGTCAATGGGTTTCCTTGCAAGGACCCAATGGCCGTGACCCCGGACGACTTCTACAACCCAGCCATGATCATCGACAAGCGCAGGGACACCCACAACAAGGTGGGATCCAACGTCACCAACATCAACGTCGAGAGCTTCCCGGGCCTCAACACCCTAGGCATCTCGCTGGCGCGCATCGACTACGCGCCCCTGGGTGTGAACCCGCCCCACATACATCCCCGCGCCACCGAGCTCCTCACCGTGCTCGAGGGCACCCTCTACCTTGGCTTCGTCACGTCCAACCCAAACAGGCTCTTCTCCAAGGTGGTCAAGAAGGGTGACGTGTTCGTCTTCCCCAAGGCCATGATCCACTTCCAGATGAACCTGGACCATGATAAGCCAGCGGCTGCCTTGTCATCGCTCAGCAGCCAAAACCCTGGTGTTATTACGGTCGCCAGCGCGGTGTTTGGATCGAAGCCGCCGATCTCGGATGATGTTTTGGCCAAGGCGTTCCAGGTGGAAAAGAAACTCATAGATTGGCTCCAGTCTCAGTTCTGGGATACCAACTACTAG